In one window of Corynebacterium incognita DNA:
- a CDS encoding L-threonylcarbamoyladenylate synthase — protein MQGKIYSCADPESRAAGMDAAAQAVRGGRLVVIPTDTLYGIGCDAFDNDAVANLLATKHRGPDMPVPVLVGSWETVKGLVATYPENTELLVKAFWPGGLSIVVPQAPSLPWNLGDTRGTVMLRMPLHPIAIELLREVGPMAVSSANISGHTPPTTAIASKQQLGKAVSVYLDGGETPVGKPSTIIDLSGRRPYLLREGAISAEQITDVIGGDPNILCLRPGQEGSPEAGA, from the coding sequence ATGCAGGGAAAGATTTACTCGTGCGCTGATCCAGAATCACGCGCAGCAGGCATGGATGCCGCCGCGCAGGCAGTACGTGGGGGGCGCTTGGTAGTTATCCCGACCGACACTCTCTACGGCATCGGCTGCGATGCCTTTGACAACGACGCGGTGGCCAACCTCCTGGCAACGAAGCACCGCGGCCCGGATATGCCGGTGCCCGTGCTCGTCGGTTCCTGGGAGACGGTGAAGGGCCTGGTGGCCACCTACCCGGAAAACACCGAACTACTGGTGAAGGCATTTTGGCCGGGCGGTTTGTCCATCGTGGTGCCGCAGGCGCCGTCGCTGCCCTGGAACCTTGGCGATACGCGCGGCACTGTCATGTTGCGGATGCCGCTGCACCCGATTGCTATCGAACTCCTGCGGGAGGTAGGGCCAATGGCTGTGTCCTCGGCGAATATCTCCGGCCATACCCCGCCGACCACGGCGATTGCCTCGAAACAGCAATTGGGTAAGGCTGTGAGCGTCTACCTCGACGGCGGCGAGACTCCGGTGGGCAAGCCGTCCACCATCATCGATCTGTCGGGTCGACGCCCCTACCTGCTGCGCGAAGGTGCCATTTCCGCGGAGCAGATCACCGACGTGATCGGCGGCGATCCGAATATCCTGTGCCTGCGCCCGGGTCAGGAAGGCTCACCGGAGGCCGGCGCTTAG
- a CDS encoding F0F1 ATP synthase subunit epsilon, with protein MASITVELVSVDRLVWTGEATMVTAETTEGEIGVLPGHEPMLGQLVENGVVTITPADGERRVAAVQGGFLSVNAEKVTVLADWAIWSNEIDESQASTDVDSDDEIRKSRGDAALRALRRAKMTV; from the coding sequence ATGGCATCCATCACCGTTGAATTGGTCTCGGTTGATCGTCTCGTCTGGACCGGCGAGGCAACCATGGTCACCGCTGAGACCACCGAGGGTGAGATCGGTGTGCTTCCCGGCCACGAGCCGATGCTCGGCCAACTGGTTGAGAACGGCGTCGTCACCATCACCCCAGCTGACGGCGAGCGTCGCGTCGCCGCCGTGCAGGGTGGCTTCCTCTCCGTGAACGCGGAGAAGGTTACGGTTCTCGCCGATTGGGCCATCTGGTCCAACGAAATCGACGAGTCCCAGGCTTCCACCGACGTCGATTCCGACGACGAGATTCGTAAGTCCCGTGGTGACGCTGCGCTGCGCGCCCTGCGCCGCGCTAAGATGACCGTCTAA
- the atpB gene encoding F0F1 ATP synthase subunit A yields the protein MKGEFHAPELDPEFFPGQYYDQLLFGDIAGGWFALDRIMLVRLFMAAVLVILFVLAFKNPKLVPKGMQNVAEHALDFVRVNIAEDILGKKEGQRFLPVIATIFFTVLFMNVSTIIPFLNISPNARIGMPIVLAIVGYITMIYAGAKRYGFGKFVKSSVVIPNLPPLLHILVVPIEFFSTFILRPVTLALRLMANFLAGHIILVLLYSATNFFFFQFNGWTALSGVTILAAVLFTVYEIIVIFLQAYIFALLVAVYIELSLHADSH from the coding sequence ATGAAGGGTGAATTTCACGCACCCGAATTGGACCCAGAATTTTTCCCGGGGCAATACTATGACCAGCTCCTCTTTGGCGATATTGCCGGAGGCTGGTTCGCATTGGATCGCATTATGCTTGTCCGCCTGTTCATGGCGGCGGTATTGGTGATCCTTTTTGTGCTTGCCTTCAAGAACCCTAAACTGGTTCCCAAGGGCATGCAGAACGTCGCTGAGCACGCGCTTGATTTCGTGCGGGTGAACATCGCGGAAGACATCCTGGGCAAGAAGGAGGGTCAGCGATTCCTGCCGGTTATCGCGACGATCTTCTTCACCGTCTTGTTCATGAACGTGTCCACGATTATCCCGTTCCTGAATATCTCGCCGAACGCTCGCATTGGTATGCCAATCGTCTTGGCCATCGTCGGCTACATCACCATGATTTACGCCGGTGCTAAGCGTTATGGCTTTGGCAAGTTTGTGAAGTCCTCTGTGGTGATTCCTAATCTGCCGCCGCTGCTGCACATCCTTGTTGTGCCGATCGAGTTCTTCTCGACGTTCATTCTGCGCCCGGTCACCCTGGCCCTTCGTCTGATGGCGAACTTCTTGGCTGGCCACATCATTTTGGTGCTGCTCTACTCCGCAACGAACTTCTTCTTCTTCCAGTTCAACGGATGGACGGCGCTGTCTGGTGTCACGATCCTTGCAGCCGTACTGTTCACGGTGTACGAAATCATCGTTATCTTCCTGCAGGCGTACATCTTCGCCCTGCTGGTAGCGGTGTACATCGAGCTGTCGCTGCACGCAGATTCGCACTAG
- a CDS encoding N5-glutamine methyltransferase family protein has protein sequence MQVNISQALRDAAGRLSRSGVDSAAVEARIIAGYLLGVSHMDVVRAGDPPGLLDGPQAQRFQELFDALVDRRATREPLQHILGVAPFGPLELEVGPGVFIPRPETEVLADWAVRYLAQRFPDASRGGAIGGGAPRGVEKQENTPDPRSYRPLVVDLCTGSGALALYIKHAVPGAQVVAVEKSPEAIAYTRRNIRAVTGSDDAVELIRGDVTDPGLLAQLHGQADLVVSNPPYVPETPDLDAEVYHDPHEAVFGGADGMTVITAMVPLVRHLLAPGGAVGIEHDDATSAAVQGALQEGFVDVRPLEDLTGTPRFVLGRRQ, from the coding sequence GTGCAGGTGAATATCTCACAGGCGCTTCGCGATGCCGCGGGGCGCCTGTCCCGATCCGGAGTCGACTCCGCAGCCGTTGAGGCCCGTATCATCGCGGGTTATCTGCTGGGCGTCAGCCACATGGACGTCGTGCGCGCGGGGGACCCGCCGGGGCTTCTCGACGGCCCTCAGGCGCAGCGGTTCCAGGAGCTGTTCGACGCCCTGGTGGACCGGCGCGCCACGCGCGAGCCGCTGCAACACATCCTGGGCGTCGCCCCGTTCGGCCCGCTAGAGCTTGAGGTGGGTCCAGGGGTGTTCATCCCGCGCCCGGAGACGGAGGTGTTGGCAGACTGGGCGGTGCGCTACCTGGCGCAGCGCTTCCCGGACGCCTCCCGCGGCGGTGCGATAGGTGGCGGTGCCCCACGCGGCGTCGAAAAGCAGGAAAACACTCCCGATCCGCGCTCTTACCGGCCCCTTGTCGTGGACCTGTGCACCGGTTCCGGCGCCCTGGCGCTGTATATCAAGCACGCGGTCCCGGGCGCCCAGGTGGTGGCCGTGGAGAAGTCGCCGGAGGCTATCGCCTATACCCGCCGCAATATCCGCGCGGTCACCGGCAGTGACGACGCAGTGGAACTCATCCGGGGCGACGTCACGGACCCGGGCCTGCTTGCCCAGCTTCATGGACAGGCTGACCTGGTGGTCAGCAACCCGCCGTATGTCCCGGAGACCCCCGACTTGGACGCGGAGGTGTACCACGACCCGCATGAGGCCGTCTTCGGCGGCGCCGACGGCATGACGGTCATCACCGCGATGGTGCCGCTGGTGCGTCACCTTCTAGCCCCCGGTGGGGCAGTGGGCATTGAGCATGACGACGCCACGTCGGCCGCCGTCCAAGGCGCCCTCCAGGAGGGCTTTGTCGACGTTCGCCCATTGGAAGACCTCACTGGCACGCCGAGGTTTGTGCTGGGGCGCCGTCAATGA
- a CDS encoding F0F1 ATP synthase subunit gamma, giving the protein MANLRELRDRIRSVNSTKKITKAQELIATSRITKAQARVEASMPYAHELTNVMNRLAAASSLDHPMLREREDGKVAAILVVSSDRGMCGGYNHNVFKKAAELQAMLEGAGYEVVRYVTGSKAVGYYKFREEEVAGAWTGFSQDPSWDSTHDVRHHLIDGFLAGSQDEAKYREGLNVGEGYTVRGFDQVHVVYTEFESMLTQTARAHQLLPVVPVIQEEEFDTGESALDSKDAGEVSPDYEFEPDADTLMGELLPKYVSRRLFAMMLEASASESAARRTAMKSATDNATELVKDLSRVANQARQAQITQEITEIVGGAGALAESAESD; this is encoded by the coding sequence ATGGCTAATCTTCGCGAATTGCGTGACCGTATTCGGTCCGTGAACTCGACCAAGAAGATCACCAAGGCTCAGGAGCTGATCGCTACCTCGCGCATCACCAAGGCGCAGGCACGCGTGGAAGCTTCTATGCCGTACGCCCACGAGTTGACCAATGTCATGAACCGGCTCGCGGCGGCAAGCTCCCTCGATCACCCCATGCTCCGTGAGCGTGAGGACGGCAAGGTCGCCGCAATCCTCGTGGTCTCCTCTGACCGCGGTATGTGTGGCGGCTACAACCACAACGTCTTCAAGAAGGCTGCTGAACTGCAGGCCATGCTTGAGGGCGCGGGATACGAGGTCGTCCGCTACGTCACCGGTTCCAAGGCTGTGGGCTACTATAAGTTCCGCGAGGAAGAGGTTGCTGGTGCGTGGACCGGTTTCTCCCAGGATCCGTCCTGGGATTCGACCCACGACGTCCGTCACCACCTTATTGATGGCTTCCTGGCTGGCTCGCAGGACGAAGCTAAGTACCGTGAGGGCCTCAACGTTGGTGAGGGCTACACCGTGCGCGGCTTCGACCAGGTACACGTGGTGTACACCGAGTTCGAGTCCATGCTGACCCAGACCGCACGCGCGCACCAGCTGCTGCCCGTCGTTCCGGTGATTCAGGAAGAGGAGTTCGACACTGGTGAGTCCGCGCTGGATAGCAAGGACGCCGGTGAGGTATCTCCGGACTACGAGTTTGAGCCCGATGCTGACACGCTGATGGGGGAGCTGCTTCCCAAGTACGTGTCGCGTCGCTTGTTCGCCATGATGCTGGAGGCTTCGGCTTCCGAGTCGGCGGCTCGTCGTACCGCAATGAAGTCTGCTACTGACAACGCAACCGAGCTGGTCAAGGACCTCTCCCGCGTGGCTAACCAGGCCCGTCAGGCGCAGATTACCCAGGAAATCACAGAAATCGTCGGTGGCGCTGGCGCGCTCGCCGAAAGCGCAGAAAGTGACTAG
- a CDS encoding glycosyltransferase family 4 protein, with protein sequence MGASGIPLRELGLVLLVAAAITYLATGVVRSLLVRNGIVAEIRQRDSHTQPTPQLGGVAMFCGLVAATFLASQLPALTRGFAPVTPEMTAVLWGACAIVVVGVLDDLFELSALVKLAGQVVAAIVMSSLGLMWNLLFFPLDGGTTVVLDQVQSVILTSFFTVLLINAVNFVDGLDGLAAGLGMIAGASILLFSLTVLHDQGGAVSAYPPAIIAAALVGVCAGFLPHNFEPSRIFMGDSGAMLIGLLLAAASTSASGKINMALYGTADVVALMSPIIVVAAAVFVPVLDLTWAVIRRVKAGRSPFAADRLHIHHRLLSLGHTHRRTVLVLYLWVSAVAFGAVSFSMVPTPVAAGIAVLSIVVAIGVTMIPLRQGKIGRIAPEPGTRIVASEDPR encoded by the coding sequence ATGGGAGCGTCCGGAATTCCCCTGCGTGAACTGGGGCTGGTGTTGCTGGTGGCCGCGGCCATCACATATCTAGCCACCGGCGTCGTCCGCTCGCTGTTGGTGCGCAACGGCATAGTGGCGGAAATCCGGCAACGTGATTCGCATACCCAGCCCACGCCGCAGCTCGGCGGCGTGGCGATGTTTTGCGGCCTGGTGGCCGCGACGTTCTTGGCCTCGCAGTTGCCGGCACTGACCCGTGGCTTTGCCCCCGTGACCCCGGAGATGACCGCGGTGTTGTGGGGCGCGTGCGCCATCGTGGTGGTGGGCGTGCTCGATGATCTGTTTGAGCTCAGTGCATTGGTTAAGCTCGCGGGGCAGGTTGTCGCGGCTATCGTGATGTCGTCTTTGGGGCTGATGTGGAATCTCTTGTTCTTCCCGCTGGACGGCGGCACAACGGTCGTTCTCGACCAAGTCCAGTCAGTCATCTTGACTTCGTTCTTTACTGTGTTGCTTATTAACGCCGTCAACTTTGTCGATGGCCTCGATGGCCTGGCGGCGGGGTTGGGCATGATTGCAGGTGCTTCCATCCTGCTGTTTTCACTCACGGTGCTTCATGACCAAGGCGGCGCGGTCTCCGCATATCCGCCGGCTATCATCGCCGCGGCCCTGGTGGGAGTGTGCGCGGGCTTCTTGCCCCATAACTTCGAACCCTCGAGAATCTTTATGGGGGACTCGGGTGCCATGCTCATTGGCCTCTTGCTCGCGGCGGCGTCGACGTCCGCGTCCGGCAAGATCAACATGGCGTTGTATGGCACCGCGGACGTGGTGGCGCTGATGTCGCCCATCATCGTGGTGGCCGCGGCGGTATTTGTACCGGTCCTCGACCTGACCTGGGCGGTCATTCGCCGCGTGAAGGCCGGCCGCTCGCCCTTTGCAGCGGATAGGTTGCATATCCATCACCGTCTCTTGAGCCTGGGGCATACTCACCGCCGTACGGTGTTGGTGTTGTATCTGTGGGTGTCCGCCGTCGCCTTCGGCGCGGTGAGCTTCTCTATGGTCCCCACGCCGGTGGCGGCGGGCATCGCGGTGTTGTCCATCGTGGTGGCCATCGGCGTGACGATGATTCCGTTGCGGCAGGGCAAGATCGGCCGCATCGCGCCCGAACCGGGGACACGCATCGTCGCTTCTGAGGATCCGCGGTAG
- a CDS encoding F0F1 ATP synthase subunit delta yields the protein MKAASREALAQVSQRLDEILGAADADASAKTGLDLFEAVNVVAGEREVRVAMADAAAPVEARKALVNDLFGAKFTAPAKEILEAVVSAHWSAPRDLKAGLVELGRRALLRGAEKQGQLGQVEDELFRLSRLLDREAELTQLLTDRNAESANKRRLLANVLAGKVTMATEALALQAIDRPEHNPIDDMASLAELAASLQGRKVAHVVTAGELSEGQQAALAEKLGNIYGRAMSIHSEVDTSLLGGMTIRVGDEVIDGSTAGKIARLRAQMA from the coding sequence ATGAAAGCAGCGAGCCGCGAAGCACTAGCGCAGGTTTCCCAGCGCCTGGATGAGATTCTGGGTGCTGCTGATGCCGACGCTTCTGCCAAGACCGGTCTGGACCTCTTCGAAGCAGTCAACGTCGTAGCAGGGGAGCGCGAAGTTCGCGTTGCCATGGCCGACGCTGCCGCTCCCGTCGAGGCTCGCAAGGCGCTGGTCAATGACCTGTTTGGCGCGAAGTTTACCGCTCCTGCCAAGGAGATTCTGGAAGCTGTCGTGTCCGCTCACTGGTCCGCACCGCGTGACCTGAAAGCCGGCCTGGTTGAGCTTGGTCGCCGCGCACTTCTGCGTGGCGCTGAGAAGCAGGGCCAGCTGGGTCAGGTTGAGGACGAGCTTTTCCGCTTGTCCCGCCTTTTGGACCGCGAAGCAGAGCTCACCCAGCTGCTTACTGATCGAAATGCCGAATCCGCTAACAAACGGCGACTGTTGGCCAACGTGCTTGCAGGCAAGGTCACCATGGCTACCGAGGCGCTCGCGCTTCAGGCCATCGACCGCCCCGAGCACAACCCCATTGACGATATGGCTTCGCTGGCAGAGCTTGCAGCTTCGCTGCAGGGTCGTAAGGTGGCACATGTGGTCACTGCTGGGGAGCTTTCCGAAGGCCAGCAGGCGGCACTCGCTGAGAAGCTGGGAAATATTTACGGTCGTGCGATGTCCATCCACTCTGAGGTTGACACCAGCCTCCTCGGTGGCATGACCATCCGCGTTGGCGACGAGGTTATCGACGGCTCGACGGCAGGCAAGATTGCCCGCCTGCGCGCCCAGATGGCTTAA
- a CDS encoding F0F1 ATP synthase subunit B, translating to MNNVFYYLAAEGAETLPLEGGNSILLPKSYDIVWSLIPFIIIFLVFWKLVLPKYQEMLQEREDRIEGGIKRAEAQQAEAKAALEKYNSQLAEARQEAAEIREQARERGKQIEAEAKANAEEESKRIVAAGNQQLEASRTKVISELRSDIGQNSINLAEKLLGGELSDSTKRSGTIDQFLSELDHVAVAGK from the coding sequence ATGAACAACGTCTTTTACTACCTTGCGGCAGAAGGAGCTGAGACCCTTCCCTTGGAAGGCGGCAACTCGATCCTTTTGCCCAAGTCGTATGACATCGTCTGGTCTCTTATTCCGTTCATCATCATCTTCCTCGTCTTTTGGAAGCTAGTGCTTCCGAAGTACCAGGAGATGCTGCAGGAGCGCGAAGACCGGATTGAGGGCGGCATCAAGCGCGCTGAAGCGCAGCAGGCCGAGGCCAAGGCTGCGTTGGAGAAGTACAACTCTCAGCTCGCCGAGGCACGCCAGGAGGCCGCAGAGATCCGTGAGCAGGCGCGCGAGCGCGGTAAGCAGATCGAGGCGGAGGCTAAGGCCAATGCTGAGGAAGAGTCCAAGCGCATCGTTGCCGCTGGCAACCAGCAGCTGGAGGCTTCCCGCACCAAGGTCATCTCGGAGCTGCGCTCCGACATCGGCCAGAACTCCATCAACCTTGCTGAGAAGCTGCTCGGTGGCGAGCTTTCTGACTCCACCAAGCGTTCCGGCACGATTGATCAGTTCCTGTCCGAGCTTGACCACGTGGCAGTAGCCGGAAAGTAG
- a CDS encoding DUF2550 domain-containing protein encodes MLDALMWLLFALLCIAVLLAAWRFMTLRSRGTSAIMRRVPNPGTRGWRHGVIKYGGYELQFFKLRSVSPQADVELSRSSLDFVETRELTAGEAGFMDAHHVVCVLESPSGTYELALAPRSAMALRAWVESAPHQRQERIDVQRLRRKFDKD; translated from the coding sequence GTGCTCGACGCCCTGATGTGGCTCCTGTTTGCCCTGCTGTGCATCGCGGTCCTCCTCGCGGCGTGGCGATTTATGACATTGCGTTCGCGCGGTACGTCAGCCATTATGCGTCGCGTCCCGAACCCGGGAACGCGCGGGTGGCGGCACGGCGTCATTAAATACGGTGGCTACGAGTTGCAGTTCTTCAAGTTGCGTTCAGTCTCCCCACAGGCGGACGTCGAGCTTTCTCGCAGCTCCCTCGACTTTGTGGAGACCCGCGAGCTCACTGCAGGCGAAGCTGGTTTCATGGATGCGCACCACGTGGTGTGTGTCCTTGAATCACCTTCCGGCACATATGAGCTAGCCCTTGCTCCCCGTAGCGCTATGGCGCTGCGGGCCTGGGTCGAGTCTGCTCCCCATCAGCGCCAAGAACGCATTGATGTGCAGAGGCTGCGCCGAAAGTTCGACAAGGACTAA
- a CDS encoding ATP synthase F0 subunit C, whose translation MNEIILAQDAAQSIEGLGTIGYGLATIGPGLGIGILVGKTVEGMARQPEMAGQLRTTMFLGIAFVEALALIGLVAGFLF comes from the coding sequence ATGAACGAGATCATCTTGGCACAGGACGCAGCTCAGAGCATTGAGGGCTTGGGCACCATCGGCTACGGCCTCGCAACCATCGGCCCGGGCCTGGGCATCGGCATCCTGGTCGGCAAGACCGTCGAGGGCATGGCTCGTCAGCCGGAGATGGCTGGCCAGCTGCGCACCACCATGTTCCTGGGTATCGCCTTCGTTGAGGCGCTCGCCCTGATTGGCCTGGTTGCAGGCTTCCTGTTCTAA
- the atpA gene encoding F0F1 ATP synthase subunit alpha translates to MAELTISSDEIRSAIANYTSSYSAEASREEVGVVISAADGIAQVSGLPSVMANELLEFPGGVIGVAQNLDTNSIGVVVLGNFESLKEGDEVKRTGEVLSIPVGEDFLGRVINPLGQPIDGLGPITAEEDRVLELQAPSVLQRQPVEEPMQTGIKAIDAMTPIGRGQRQLIIGDRKTGKTAVCIDTILNQKANWESGDKTKQVRCIYVAIGQKGSTIAGVRRTLEEHGAMEYTTIVAAPASDSAGFKWLAPFSGAALGQHWMYQGNHVLIIYDDLTKQAEAYRAISLLLRRPPGREAYPGDVFYLHSRLLERAAKLSDDMGAGSMTALPIIETKANDVSAFIPTNVISITDGQVFLESDLFNQGVRPAINVGVSVSRVGGAAQTKGMKKVAGNLRLDLAAYRDLEAFATFASDLDSASKAQLERGQRLVELLKQAESSPQPVEFQMVSIWLAGEGVFDVVPVEDVRRFEFELQDYLQQNTPQVYDQIAGGKALDDDSKQALLAASEEFSKSFQTTEGHNLGAEEPVDPLDAGEVKKTELTVSRKSQAK, encoded by the coding sequence ATGGCGGAGCTGACGATCTCCTCCGACGAGATCCGTAGCGCGATTGCGAACTACACCTCGAGCTACTCCGCGGAGGCCTCCCGTGAGGAGGTCGGCGTGGTTATTTCGGCGGCTGACGGTATTGCCCAGGTATCTGGCTTGCCTTCAGTTATGGCGAATGAGCTGCTCGAGTTCCCAGGCGGCGTGATTGGCGTCGCACAGAACCTTGACACCAACTCCATCGGCGTCGTGGTCCTGGGTAACTTCGAGTCCCTCAAGGAGGGCGACGAGGTCAAGCGGACCGGAGAGGTCCTTTCTATCCCTGTGGGCGAGGATTTCCTCGGCCGCGTTATCAACCCCCTGGGCCAGCCTATCGACGGCCTGGGCCCGATCACGGCTGAAGAGGACCGCGTCCTCGAGCTGCAGGCACCTTCCGTGCTGCAGCGCCAGCCGGTCGAAGAGCCGATGCAGACCGGCATCAAGGCTATCGACGCAATGACCCCGATCGGCCGTGGCCAGCGCCAGCTGATCATTGGTGACCGTAAGACCGGTAAGACCGCGGTCTGCATCGACACCATCTTGAACCAGAAGGCCAACTGGGAGTCTGGTGACAAGACCAAGCAGGTGCGTTGTATCTACGTTGCTATTGGTCAGAAGGGCTCCACCATCGCCGGTGTTCGCCGCACCCTCGAGGAGCACGGCGCTATGGAATACACCACCATCGTGGCTGCTCCGGCTTCCGACTCCGCGGGCTTCAAGTGGCTTGCACCGTTCTCCGGTGCCGCACTGGGTCAGCACTGGATGTACCAGGGCAACCACGTCCTCATCATTTACGATGATCTGACCAAGCAGGCTGAGGCCTACCGTGCGATCTCCCTGTTGCTGCGCCGCCCGCCGGGCCGCGAGGCTTACCCGGGCGACGTCTTCTACCTGCACTCTCGTCTTCTGGAGCGCGCTGCGAAGCTCTCCGATGACATGGGCGCTGGTTCGATGACCGCTCTGCCGATCATCGAGACGAAGGCGAACGACGTCTCCGCCTTCATTCCGACCAACGTTATCTCCATTACCGATGGCCAGGTGTTCCTGGAGTCCGACCTGTTCAACCAGGGCGTTCGTCCGGCAATTAACGTCGGTGTGTCCGTCTCCCGTGTGGGTGGCGCTGCGCAGACCAAGGGCATGAAGAAGGTCGCGGGTAACCTGCGTCTGGATCTTGCCGCATACCGTGACCTGGAAGCATTCGCTACCTTCGCGTCCGACCTGGACTCCGCCTCCAAGGCTCAGCTGGAGCGTGGTCAGCGTCTGGTCGAGCTGCTGAAGCAGGCAGAGTCCTCTCCGCAGCCGGTCGAGTTCCAGATGGTCTCCATCTGGCTCGCAGGCGAGGGTGTCTTCGACGTCGTTCCCGTCGAAGACGTGCGCCGCTTCGAGTTCGAGCTGCAGGACTACCTCCAGCAGAACACCCCGCAGGTCTACGACCAGATTGCAGGCGGTAAGGCTCTGGATGACGATTCCAAGCAGGCACTGCTCGCCGCGTCTGAGGAGTTCTCCAAGTCCTTCCAGACCACCGAGGGCCACAACCTCGGCGCCGAAGAGCCAGTGGATCCACTGGACGCCGGCGAGGTTAAGAAGACCGAGCTCACTGTCTCCCGCAAGTCCCAGGCAAAGTAG
- the atpD gene encoding F0F1 ATP synthase subunit beta, with protein MTTALQEQNAQASATAGRVVRVIGPVVDVEFPRGELPALYNALTVEVSLEAVAKTVTLEVAQHLGDNIIRAVSMAPTDGLVRGAEVVDTGKPISVPVGDVVKGHVFNALGDCLDQPGLGRDGEQWGIHREPPAFDQLEGKTEILETGIKVIDLLTPYVKGGKIGLFGGAGVGKTVLIQEMITRIAREFSGTSVFAGVGERTREGTDLFLEMEEMGVLQDTALVFGQMDEPPGVRMRVALSGLTMAEYFRDVQNQDVLLFIDNIFRFTQAGSEVSTLLGRMPSAVGYQPTLADEMGVLQERITSTKGKSITSLQAVYVPADDYTDPAPATTFAHLDATTELDRSIASKGIYPAVNPLTSTSRILEPSIVGERHYAIAQRVIGILQKNKELQDIIAILGMDELSEEDKITVQRARRLERFLGQNFFVAEKFTGLPGSYVPLTDTIDAFERICDGEFDHYPEQAFNGLGGLDDVEAAYKKMTEK; from the coding sequence ATGACTACAGCTCTGCAAGAGCAGAACGCACAGGCTTCGGCGACTGCCGGCCGCGTAGTGCGCGTCATCGGTCCGGTCGTTGACGTGGAATTCCCACGCGGCGAGCTGCCGGCACTGTACAACGCACTCACGGTCGAGGTCTCCCTCGAAGCCGTTGCGAAGACCGTAACTCTCGAGGTCGCTCAGCACCTCGGCGACAACATCATCCGCGCCGTGTCTATGGCCCCAACCGACGGCCTGGTCCGCGGTGCTGAGGTCGTTGACACCGGCAAGCCAATCTCCGTGCCGGTGGGCGACGTGGTCAAGGGCCACGTGTTCAACGCACTGGGTGACTGCCTGGACCAGCCTGGCCTGGGTCGCGATGGCGAGCAGTGGGGCATCCACCGCGAGCCGCCGGCATTCGACCAGCTCGAGGGTAAGACCGAGATCCTGGAGACCGGCATCAAGGTCATCGACCTGCTGACCCCGTACGTCAAGGGCGGCAAGATTGGCCTGTTTGGTGGTGCAGGTGTGGGTAAGACCGTCCTGATTCAGGAGATGATTACCCGTATCGCCCGCGAGTTCTCCGGTACTTCCGTGTTCGCCGGCGTTGGCGAGCGTACCCGTGAGGGTACGGACCTCTTCCTCGAGATGGAAGAGATGGGCGTGCTGCAGGACACCGCCCTGGTGTTCGGCCAGATGGACGAGCCGCCAGGAGTTCGTATGCGCGTGGCTCTGTCCGGCCTGACCATGGCGGAGTACTTCCGCGATGTGCAGAACCAGGACGTGCTGCTGTTCATCGACAACATCTTCCGCTTCACCCAGGCCGGTTCCGAGGTGTCGACCCTGCTGGGCCGTATGCCTTCCGCCGTGGGTTACCAGCCGACCCTGGCTGACGAGATGGGTGTTCTCCAGGAGCGCATTACCTCCACCAAGGGTAAGTCGATTACCTCTCTGCAGGCCGTGTATGTCCCTGCGGATGACTACACCGACCCGGCTCCGGCAACCACCTTCGCCCACCTGGATGCGACCACCGAGCTTGACCGCTCCATCGCTTCTAAGGGTATTTACCCGGCAGTGAACCCGCTGACCTCTACCTCTCGTATTCTGGAGCCGTCCATCGTGGGCGAGCGCCACTACGCGATTGCACAGCGCGTCATCGGTATTCTGCAGAAGAACAAGGAGCTGCAGGACATCATCGCCATCCTGGGTATGGACGAGCTGTCCGAGGAAGACAAGATCACCGTGCAGCGTGCACGTCGTCTGGAGCGCTTCCTGGGCCAGAACTTCTTCGTTGCGGAGAAGTTCACCGGCCTGCCAGGTTCTTACGTGCCGCTGACCGACACCATCGACGCTTTCGAGCGCATCTGCGATGGCGAGTTCGACCACTACCCAGAGCAGGCCTTCAATGGTCTGGGTGGCCTGGACGACGTCGAGGCTGCATACAAGAAGATGACCGAGAAGTAG